The sequence below is a genomic window from Salinisphaera sp. T31B1.
CGAGCGACATCGGCATTCACGTACCGCCACGCTCACCCACCCGCAGGCCGATCCGGCGCAATCGCTGCCAGGCCAGCCGTGGGTGCCCCCGGAGCTGTTGAACTACGACGATCAGCTCGAATACGCGGTTCGCCAGGAATGCGAGATGCGGCCGATCGTGATGCGCGGTGATTTCGACAGCATCGCGCCGATGCTCGACGAAGAATGGGTCGCATTCACGATGGCGCTGACCGACGAGCAGCGGCGCGGGCGAAGGCTGTACAAGAAGATGTTTCTGACCGGCTTCCCGGATCTGTTCGAGCTGCCGACCGCGGCCACGGCCGGTTTGCCTCTCACCGCCAGCGAATCGGCGCTCGCGTCTCGAACACGCCGGCTCAAGCGGCAACGCCGCTGGCGAGCGAAGTTCCAGCGGTTTCTGCCATGGCTATCGGTACCGCCGGGCAATCGACGCTGGCAGTACATCGACTTCAAGCGCAGCCTGACCGAACGCGAGGACCTGTCCCGCCTGTTCGGCGACTGTATGGCAGGGCTGGACGCCTCGAGGCTGGTTCCCTGGATCAACGCCGGTGAACTGCTGGAGGCGCAGCGGCGCGGCGTGGCCAATCACGAAAAAGCGCTCAATGTGTTGCTCAATCTGGAGGTGGTGCGACGTCGTCGTCCCGATGATCTCGACGACGGTTCGGAATCGGCTTCTTAGCGGCCGCCGACACTCTGGCGAAGGGCCCGCCGGAACAGTGTCCATGAGCCCTTGAGGCTCTGGCTCTTGGCCTTTTCGCGTTGTTGGCGTGCGAAGCGATATTCGAGCGTGCGAGGGTGGACCAGCGATACCGGCGCGAGCTCGGAACACGGACGTGGCAGCGTGAGTTCGGGCACACGGGTACGCGCTGCGAAAAGGACCGCATTCTGTCGATACCAGCGCTGTATGCGCTCATCCGACCATAGCGGCATGCGAAGTACGTCCAGGCCGACATAATCGTGCGACTGGAACCGATCGACCCAATACTCGATCCACTGCTCGTTGACGTGATGCTTGCCGCCCTGGTGGGGAATGGCCGCCGAAAAGAGCACGAAATCCGATTGGTTGGTCAACGAGCGGACGAATGTGTCGGCGCTGTCTGCGGGTAGATGTTCGGCGACTTCCAGCGATATCGCCAGATCGTAGCGTTGATCGGGCCGAGCGATTTCCTTACTCAGATCCCGTCGGGCGAACTGGTCGCGGCGGATTTCGAGCAGTTCGTCGGCCACCCACGGTCCGTCGAAGCCCTGCAGGCGTTCGACGCCCCGATTGGCCAGCACCGAAAGCCAGGTACCCACGCCACAACCGATATCCACGGCAGAGCGAATCGGCGGTACCACCTCGGCGACCAGCGCCAGCATGCGTTCGGCGGCGTAGCCGGTCTGTGCATGGCGATCGTCGTAGAAATCATGAGCGTAACGGGTGGTATCTGTCATGTCAGTTCGAGTAGTTGCCCCGGTTGCGGCCGGGCGCCGGGCGGTAGTCGGTTTGCTCGATGTGCGTACGGCTGAGCAGGCGTTCCTGTATCTCGCCACGACGCAGTTCGTACTTGATGCCGTAGCGGGTGCGCAGCCGGTCGTTCACGAATGGCCCGAGCAGGTAGAAGCGCAGCCCACACCGGATGGTCGACATCCAGAGCCGTAGCGGCACGCCGCGCCAGTGATACCGGTTCGCGGGCTTGTCGCTGGGCAGATAGACCTGACCGCGTCCTTTCTTGTTGGCCCGCGCGAACAGCCACGCCGGAGCGATCTGATCGGGCCGGATCACGTGCTCGACACGAGCGCTGGGCACGTGGATATAGCGCCAACCTTCATGGCGAAGACGGCGCAACAGATGGCCCTCCCCACCCATAGCATAACTGCCTGAACGGGGCCCCAGGTGGGTTGGAAACTGATGGGCGCCAAGTGCCGAACGACGCACGGCGAAACTCGGTCCATAGGGATGGCGTGATACGGGGCCTTCATCGTTGCGTGGCGCGTAACGGGCGAAGGCGGTCGACGCAAAGCGGAAGTTGGCCTGCTGCATCCATTGCGGCGTCCCCGCGGGGAACCGCGGGTCGATACGCGCACCGAAAATTGCCTCGTTCGGCCAGCGCCGGGCTGCCCGGAGATACGCCTGCAGGCAGTCCGGCTCGGGTATGGCATCGTCGTCGGTGAATACGATCAACGCGCCGCGAATGCGTTTGAGCGCCGCATTACGCGCATTGTTCTGCCCCGGTGCGGTCACCACTTGCCAACGCAGTGGCAGATCCGAGGTTGCGGCGAGAATCGCTTGCGACTCGTCCTGACTGTCGTTGTCGACGACCAGCAGCTCCCAATGGATACCAGCGGTGTCGATTCGGCGGTAGGCATCCAGGGTCGCGCGCAGCTGGGCGGCACGATTACAGGTCGCGAACACGACCGTGATGTCGACGGGCTGGGCGATATCGGGATGTCGTCGGCTTGGGCTCATGAGACCGCTTTGAACAGGCTATGCATCGGCGATACGGGCACGCACCTTAAGGCCGTGAACCCACCCATCCGCTGAACGGCACGGTGTATCGTCCATGGGCATTCACGACCGCCGGCCGATGTTCCGGCTGTACCAATCTCGACATCCGGCGCCGCGACGAGAACGATCATTGCAAGATGCAGCAATCATTGAGACCTTTTCAATCATACCGCAGGCGACCGGACAGCGCGCCGGCTGATCTCAGGCGTTGCCGCTCACGCGGGCCTTCCAGCGCGATAGCCGGCTGCCAAGCACCGATTTTCCGGTCTTCTTGACCTCTCGCGTGCCCGGCGCCTTGCGCGCCCAGGCCCAGCTGTCGTCCTGTACTTGAAACCGGCTGTAGTCGGGGTGCTGGGCGACCAGTAGATGGAAAATGGCGGCGACGTTGGGTTCGTCGATCTGGTCCGGCGAGAGATCGCGGGCGCTGACGCCGTCGCTCTGTGTCTTGCCGCGTTCTATGGCATCGGCATAACGCCAGCTGTAGTCATCGAACAGGATCCAGCCGCCGGGTCGCAGCAGCTTGTCGGCCAGGAAGAAGGCCAGGCCGTCGATCGTCCAGTTCTTGCTGCCGTCGATGAACACGAAATCGTAACAGGGGGCGCAGACGTCGTCGGTGGTTTGAGCCTCGATCTGCTTCTTGAGGAACCAGTTGTAGGAGTTCAGCTCACGGCAGACAGTGACCATCGACGCCAGATTCAGGCTGGCCAGCGTCTGCTCGATGGTGGTGTGGAACTCCCGGCTGGCCTCCAGGTCCACGCTGGTGAGATGGCCTTGGCCGTTCGCGGCCAGGGCAGCGGCGACATAACCACTGCTGGCACCGTGGGCGAAGCCCAGTTCCAGACAGTCGACCGGTTTTTCGGCGCGTATGAAGTCGTAGAGTACCCGCGCGGAATGGCGGGAGATATGCGGAATACCGTCGAGGACCTTAGCCGCGTCGTTGAATTTCATCGATGAGTATCCTTGCCTTGGGCCACTTGGCCAGCGCCTGGGCGAGCCGGTCGTAGAACGCGCGCCATTCGTCGGCCTCGATCGCGCCGCGCGCGGTACGAACGAGCAGATCGAGCATCTTAACGAAACCGGCCTTCAGCGTCGGCGGGCCGTCTGTCGCCCGGATATCGTTATCGATCCAGATCAGCGAACGGTCATCGTACAGCCCGAAATTGCCGAAGTGGCCGTCCTTGTGGATCAATCCGTGGCCATGAAGACGGGCGATCTCGTCGGCGAAGCAGTACAGAAACGCCAGGCGGCGGTCGCGGTCGGCTTCGTGACGGATGAAGGTCAGCGCCGAATTGAACGGCCGGATCCATTCCATGACCAGCAGTGATTCGAAGCGGGCCACCGGCGACAGCGATATGCCCCAACCGTAGACCTGCGGTGCGCGCAGGCCGGCTGCGCGAAGTTTGCATGCACTGTCGTACTCGCGGCGGCCTTGGCCAAGAAAGTATTTGCGTACCGAATCCCGGGGGCGGCTACGTGGAACGGCCAGCTTGATCAGCAACGCCGGCGGTCCCGCATGTCGATATACCCGTGAATGCGGTCCGACATGATGGAGCGTGCTGGCCAGGATCAAGTCGGGCAAATCGATGGCGTTGTCGAGCGTCAGATGCCACAACCCGCCACAGCCATCGGTCTGTGGCAGACGCCGGATATGCGAGTTCATGTTCGCCTGCGTCGTCGTCGCGCGCTTGGCCGATCGAGCGCGATCAGTCTCGAAGCCAGCGCGCCGCGTCCTTGGCGAAATAGGTCAGTACGCCGTCACAACCGGCGCGTTTGAAGCTGCCCAGGCACTCGAGTACGGCCTTGCGTTCGTCCAGCCAGCCGTGGTCGATCGCGGCCTTGAGCATCGCGTATTCGCCCGAGACGTGGTATGCGAACGTCGGCACGCCGAACGTCTGTTTCACCCGGTGGATGATATCCAGATACGGCATCCCCGGCTTGACCATCACCATGTCCGCGCCTTCCTTGAGATCGAGCGCGACCTCGCGCAGGGCTTCGTCGGTGTTAGCCGGGTCGACTTGGTAGGTGCGCTTGTCGGCCTTGCCCAGATTGCCCGCCGAACCGACCGCTTCGCGGAACGGGCTGTACAGGCTCGAGGCGAACTTGGCCGCATAGGACATGATCAGCGTGTTGACATGCCCGCGCGTCTCCAGCGCCGTACGCATGGCCTGGATGCGGCCGTCCATCATGTCGGACGGCGAAACGATATCGACCCCGGCCTCGGCGTGCGCCAGCGTCTGGGCGACCAGAATATCGATGGTCGGATCGTTGAGGACATAGCCGGCATCGTCGATGACGCCGTCCTGGCCGTGGCTTGTATACGGGTCGAGCGCGACGTCGGTCATCACGCCCAGTTCAGGGAATTCGCGCTTGATCGCGCGGATCGCATTGGGAATGAGGCCATCGGAGTTGGCGGCTTCGGCGGCATCCGGCGTCTTCTTGTCCGGATCGATGACCGGAAACAGCACCACCGCAGGGATACCGAGATCGACCACGTCGGTGATCTCGCGTAGCAAGTCGTCGAGACTGTGGCGGCGCACGCCTGGCATGGCGGCGACATCCACGGGATCGCCCTCGGTGACGAACAGCGGGTAGATCAGATCGTCCACGCTCAGGCGGGTTTCCTGAGCCAGACGGCGGGAAAACGCATGGGCGCGGCCGCGACGCAGCCGCGTGGCGGGATAATGACCGGGGAAGGTGTGGGGCATGAAAACAGGCTCGACGGCGGTGCGATGCTCGCGAAAATAGGTCGCGTCCGGCAGTAATTCAACACCTGATAGACTCGAATGATCGATTGGACGCAATGGATCAAAGTACATGTTGCCCGCCGTGACGTCGTCGACGCCCACCGATTTTCCATCCATCCGCCGCGATAGGCTGCATACGCTGCAAATGAATCTGGGCTATTTGTGCAATATCGCCTGCAGCCATTGCCATGTCGAAGCCGGGCCCAAACGCACCGAGCTGATGGACTGGACGACGATGGACACCGCGCTTTCGTTCATCCGGGCACAGGGCATTCGCAATCTGGATGTGACCGGCGGCTCGCCCGAGATGAACCCGCTGTTTCGTCCGTTCATGCGTGAGGCGCGCGCGCTGGGCGTGCATCTGATGGATCGCTGTAATCCGACCATCATCGAAGAGCCCGGCTACGACTGGGTGCCGGGGTTTCTTGCCGAGCAGGGGGTGGAGGTCATCGCATCGCTGCCGTGCTATACCGCCGACAATGTCGACGCCCAGCGCGGCCGCGGTGTGTTCGATGCGAGTATCGCCGGCCTGCGCAAGCTCAACGCGCTCGGCTACGGCCAATCCGATAGCGGACTTGCCCTGAACCTGGTCTACAACCCGATCGGGCCGGCGCTGCCGCCGCCGCAGGCCGCACTCGAAGCCGATTATCGCCATTTTCTCTACGACCGATTCGGGCTGGTCTTCAACCAGCTGTTCACGATCGCGAACATGCCGATCAAGCGCTATGCGCACTGGCTCATGCGCGAACAGCGTTTGGGCGAATACATGGCGTTGCTGCGTTCCGCCCATCGACGGGAAAATCTGGCCGAGGTGATGTGCCGAGGCCTGGTGAGCGTGGATTGGCAGGGTTATGTGTACGACTGCGACTTCAACCAGATGCTGGATCTGCCGGTCGGCGGCCAAGGGCCGACTCATCTGAGCGAGCTCATCGATACGGATCTATCCGGTCGCGGCATTGCCGTGGGCGACCACTGCTTCGGCTGTACCGCCGGTCAGGGCAGCAGCTGCGGCGGCGCCCTCAACTGAGTTCTTCATGCGGACGGCGCATTGAGTCGTTGGCCGTTTGCGGCCACACTAGCGGCCATAATCAAGAGCCTTACCCCTCGCATGAGCAACCCTCTCCGATGCGAATGTCCGCGCGGGCCGACCTGCGGTCTAGCGACGCGGTCGCCGGCCACCTATCTTTCGCGGGTCGGCTGAGCCATGGCCGAACGTGAACAACTCGCCGCATGGCTCGCCGCGACCGCTCGGGGCGACCAGCAGGCCTTTCAAAGCCTGTATGCCGCTACGTCGTCGCAACTCTATGCCGTCTTGCTGCGTATTCTGCGTAATCCGGAGCGTGCGCAGGACGCGCTTCAGGACGCCTACGTGCGGGTTTGGCAGAAAGCCGATACCTATGCGCCGGATCGGGGGGCGCCCTTGACCTGGCTGCTGTCGATCGCACGCTACCGCGCCCTGGATATGCTCCGCCGCAAACGCCCGGAAGTGGCAATGCCGGAGGATCCTGATCTGGTGGCAACACTCCTGGAAGACGAACAATCGTTGTCGCCTCTGGCAGAGAACGAGAATCAACAGTCGCTGGATGCGATACGAGTCTGCTTGAAAACCCTGCAACCGCAACAACGCGACAGTGTGCTGCTGGCCTACTATGAAGGGCTCACGCACCAGGAACTCGCCGAGCGGATGGATGCACCGCTGGGCACCGTAAAGAGCTGGATTCGGCGCGGTTTGATGCGGCTGCGCGAATGTCTGGCGGAGCACGCGTGATGGCCGATCTCGAACAGCCGCCGCTGACGATACGCGCCGCCGAGTATGTGCTGGGCACACTTACAAGCGACGAGCGTGCGCGATTCGAGCAGGAATTGGCCGATAGCGAGTCGGCACGCGCTGAGCTCGCTTACTGGGAGCAGCGTCTGGGGGCCATCGGGCTGGCTCTCAGCCCGGTCGAGCCACCGGCTCAGGTGTGGCAGGGGATTCGACAGCGCATCCATGCGAGCGCGGTGAATGAGCCCGTGGTTACGCCCAGTACGGCACCGCCTGAGCGCAGTTCGCGTGGCGGCAACGGCTGGCGTAATCTGGCGGTGGCGGCCTCGGTGGCGGCGCTGGTCATGGCTGGGATGCTCTTTATCGGCTCGACGCGTGCGCCGGGCGACGACGCCGACGCGGCACCGGCTTATGCCAGCATGGTCTACGACGCACCTACCGGCACCAGTTGGCTGGTTACCGCCCACGACGGGAGCCACGAGATGTCGGTGACCGCGTTGGCCAGCTACGACGTGCCGGACGGCAAGGTGCTTCAGGCTTGGTTGGTGCCCGCAGACGGTCAGCCCATGCGTCTGGGCGAATGGCCGCATACGCAGGGCCGCCATCAGATGCCGGTCTCCGATGCCGCCGTGCGCTACATGAAAAAGCGAGCCACGCTGATGGTGTCCATGGAGGACGCCGCCAACGTGGCCGATCTCGACGCGCCGGCTGGCAAGCTCATGTGGACCTCGCCGATCGCCCGACGCACCAGCTGAACTGGCGTCGGCTCGACGGGCCGTAGTATCAGTCGCCCTGTTCGATCACGCGGGCGACCGTGCTCTCGTCGTTGAGTGCCCAGTCGTAGGCGTAGGCATCGATGCGGTCCAGCATGTCCAGCCGGGCGGACAGCGCCGGTGCCGCGAACTGCCGCAGATGGCTGACAACGCTCTGTTCGTCGGAACCGAAGTCCGCGGCGTACCACTCGTACAGGCTCGATACGGTCACCCTGTCGTTGTCGATCGATACGCCTTGAGCGCTGTTGATATAGTCGCGCGCGTTGGCCCGAAGGGCGGCGTTGATATTGGCTCCGGTATAGGCCTCGGCCCGCAGGCTCGGGCAGCTGACCGAGGCGCAGTTGACGCCGTAGTGGGTCATGCCGTCGTTCCATATCGGACGCAGAATCCGGTGTTCGATATCGTTCAGGCTGAGTTTTTCGTCCTCTACCCTCAGGCGCTTTTTCTTCCAGGGGCCCGAGGAGAATAGCCCGCCGCCGATATCGCGAATCGAATCCACGGGGTAGGCATCCAGTACCACTTTCAGCGTGGCGGCGTTGTACAGGTTGATCCAGTACGCACGTTGCTGGTCACGGTTGTAGCGATCGATATCGATCGCCTGCATGGCTTTGAGATAGTCGTCCAGCCGTTCGCGGTCACGATCGCTGACCTGATCGTAGCGAACGCCGTTCGGCGCATGCTCGTGTTCGACCACATAACGCGACAGGAAGGCATCGAAGACACCATGGTCGATGGTGGCGGTGGATTGCGCATCGTGAGCCTGCCAGCGCGACCACAGGTCGGCTTCGGGCGCGGCCTGCACCGCGCTCATCATGACCATTCCGAAAAAGACAATCGCAATTCGACGCATGGCGACTCCTGATGTGAGACCGCCGGTTGACGGCCCGAACCGATCGCCGGCCCGGCCGGCCCGGCGAATCTGGGGCCACCGTAGTCGCACACTCGTCGTGCGGCAACTTGGGCCCGTGTACGGCGACATCGTGGCATGGCCGAGCAGCCCTCACAGCTGGAATCGCCCATGCGAACGGGTGCAAGACCGGCGGGGTGGCGACGCGCGGTTTTTGGCGCGGCCGTCTGCGAACATTCGGTGGTTGGCATGCCTGCCGCGTAAAGCGGTGGTCTCGGTTGTGACCGTTGTCGGCTGGACGCCGACGCCATGGCAAATCCTTGGAACCGGCACGCCAACTAGAGTTCTTGGTGGCGCGCTGTCGGGCCACCGGGCAAGGCTGGCGAGTCCGGTGTCCCAGCGTTACCATGGCGAGCAGCTGCCCCGCGTGTCGCTCTCGGGCGGGCCGCCTGCGGCTTACTTGACTGAGCATTCCGGCCTACGCTTGCGCCGCCTGCGCGGGCTATCCGGGCAAAGGCAGCACGACCGATGACAGATTATTCGCGACCGGGTTTGCCGGCACCTCGTCCATTCAAGCGCCAGCTGCGGCACAGGGTCCGTGCATGGCGCTGGCGGCGTGCGATGGCCGCTGACCCGCGGCTTGGCAAGGCGCTGGGTTCGACCCGTCCGGACCCGGCATTACCGGACCTGGCGGTGGGCGCCGTGGCGATGGGCGAGAAATACGCGGACTGGTGTCTGACGATGCTCACCTCGCTGCGAGAGCGAGGTGCCTATCGCGGACCGATCTATGTGATCACCGATCGGCCCGAGCTGTTTTCCGTACTGGATAACGTGCGCGTCATCACCGTGCCTCCCACCCGTCACAGGCTCATCGCCAAGGCGTGCAAGCAGGTCCTGATGAGCCATGTCGAGGAGCCTCTGTTCGTTTATCTGGATTCGGATCTGGTGATCACTTCGCCGTTCGTCGACTGGGTACGGATGATGCAGCCCGGGCTGGAGGTTTCGCCCATGCTCTGTTACCCCGACGTCAAGCCATGCGAAGGCGCGTTTCATGGCGGAGTCGTGGTCCTCGATACTCGTCGTGGCATGCCCATCGTTCGGCGTTGGGAAAAAGCCGTGGCGACCGGCCGATGGGGCTCCGATCAGGCCTGTCTATACAGCGTGGCGGATAGCGACGGCCCGACACACATGCCGGACAAAGGCATGAGTTTCATCACTCAAGCGATGGAAGCCGAACAGCCAGACTGTATCGTGCATATCACCAACGGCGGAATCCGGAACCAGCCGCGCGCGGCATTGCTGCGTTTTCTCAAGGAGCAATTGGGTGTAAGCCGCCTGCCGCGCGAATTCGGCTGAATTAAGGCGCACCTGCTGCGCGGGCGCTCACAAAAAAACCGGCATGACGCCGGTTTTTTTGGTGCAGTTCGTAGGCGCCGGTCTACAGCAGATGCGCTACCGCTTCCCGCTCCTCGCGCAGTTCGGCCTCGGTGGCCTTCATGCGATCGCGGGCGAAATCGCTGATCTCCAGATCCTGGACGATCTCGTAATCGCCATTGCGGCAGATCACCGGATACGAATACATGATCCCTTCGGCGATATCGTAGCTGCCGTCCGAGGGAATGCCCATGGAAACGATGCCGTTGGAGCCTGCCACCCAGTCGCGCACGTGGTCGATGGCAGCGCTGGCAGCCGAGGCCGCACTCGAGGCGCCGCGTGCCTCGATGATGGCTGCGCCGCGCTTCTGGACGGTCGGGATGAAATCGTTCTCGTACCAGTTCTGATCGACCAGATCGGTCGCCGCTTTGCCGTTGACGGTGCAATGGGACAGGTCCGGGAACTGAGTCGAACTGTGGTTGCCCCAGACCATCATCTTGTCGATGTCGGTGACCTGGCTATCGGTCTTGCCGGCCAGCTGCGACAGGGCGCGGTTATGGTCCAGCCGCATCATGGCAGTGAACTGGCGGTTGTCCAGATCCGGTGCGTTGGCCGCCGCGATCAGGGCGTTGGTGTTGGCCGGGTTGCCGACCACCAGTACCTTGACGTCCTTGGAGGCGTGGTCATTGAGCGCCTTGCCCTGGACCGAGAAGATCTCGCCGTTGGCCTTGAGCAGGTCCGAGCGCTCCATGCCCTTGCCGCGCGGCTTGGAGCCCACGAGCAGGGCGATGTCGACGTCCTTGAATGCTTCTTCCGGCTTGTCGCTGCCGGAGATGCCGTGCACCAGCGGGAACGCGCAGTCGTTGATCTCCATAATGACGCCCTTGAGAGCGTCCATGGCGGGCGGAATCTCGAGCAGCTGGAGAATCACCGGTTGGTCGGGGCCCAGCATATCGCCGGCGGCAATACGAAAGATGAGCGAATAGCTGATATTGCCGGCACCGCCGGTAATGGCCACACGTACGGGTTGTTTCATGGCTGCTCCTTGAATGAACGGTGAATCGGGTCGCAGGCACCCAGGTCGGTCGTCGGCCCGATTTTGTATAGACTCGACGGCCGAGCGGAACGGGCGGAATGGTGTCTGCGACTTTCAAAGCCGGGCCAAAGCATAGCCCAAACCGGAAAACGGGTAAAAAGCATCCGCCAACGGCCTGTTTTCGTAATCACCTAGGCGCGGCCCGCGCCCCACTTCGAATCACGGGGGAACCATGGAAAAGATTGCCGTTGTCGGCAGCGGTATCGCCGGGCTGGGCGTGGCCTGGCTGCTGCGCGAGCGCGCCTCGGTGACCGTGTTCGAGGCCGAGGACCGGCCCGGCGGGCATGCGAATACGGTCATGGCCGGCGACCAGCCGGTCGATACCGGTTTCATCGTGCTCAACGACCGCAATTATCCGTATTTCGAGTCGCTGCTGGATGAGTTGTCGATCGAAACGATCGACAGTGACATGTCGTTCGCGGTCACCATCGGCCATGGCGCCATCGAATGGGCCGGCGATAACTGGCGGACGTTGTTCGCGCAGAAATCGCTGATCGCCGACCGGGCCCACTGGCGCATGATCGCCGATATCCTGCGCTTCAATCGACAGGCCAAGCGACTGCTGGCGCATGATCGGGTGCCCGACTGTTCACTCGGCGAGTTTCTGGATAACAACTCGTACAGTGAGGCGTTCGCGGCCCGCTATCTGCTACCCATGGCGGCGGCGATCTGGTCCACGCCCACGGCCGGTATGCGCGCGTTTCCTGTGGGCGCGTTTCTGCGGTTTTTCGACAATCACGGCCTGCTCGAATTGGCCAACCGGCCCCAGTGGCGCACCGTCGCCGGCGGCAGC
It includes:
- a CDS encoding asparagine synthase-related protein, whose amino-acid sequence is MDAQSPGLNALLHYGYCINPAGRRPALPFAVDTLEAAREQRRVFATLSEDAICRQGLATWKRVCRRILERRSGPFLLPLSAGLDSRAVLAGMVDQQAPSLHTVTYGIAGAFDYEIAPDIARRAGVANDRIDLAEVSVGAERIEAIADEPGRLSFVMDMYFNRVITDRYGPGYTYLSGYISDVLAGKYAGAETSQTWARARELFAERHRHSRTATLTHPQADPAQSLPGQPWVPPELLNYDDQLEYAVRQECEMRPIVMRGDFDSIAPMLDEEWVAFTMALTDEQRRGRRLYKKMFLTGFPDLFELPTAATAGLPLTASESALASRTRRLKRQRRWRAKFQRFLPWLSVPPGNRRWQYIDFKRSLTEREDLSRLFGDCMAGLDASRLVPWINAGELLEAQRRGVANHEKALNVLLNLEVVRRRRPDDLDDGSESAS
- a CDS encoding class I SAM-dependent methyltransferase, with the protein product MTDTTRYAHDFYDDRHAQTGYAAERMLALVAEVVPPIRSAVDIGCGVGTWLSVLANRGVERLQGFDGPWVADELLEIRRDQFARRDLSKEIARPDQRYDLAISLEVAEHLPADSADTFVRSLTNQSDFVLFSAAIPHQGGKHHVNEQWIEYWVDRFQSHDYVGLDVLRMPLWSDERIQRWYRQNAVLFAARTRVPELTLPRPCSELAPVSLVHPRTLEYRFARQQREKAKSQSLKGSWTLFRRALRQSVGGR
- a CDS encoding glycosyltransferase family 2 protein, with translation MSPSRRHPDIAQPVDITVVFATCNRAAQLRATLDAYRRIDTAGIHWELLVVDNDSQDESQAILAATSDLPLRWQVVTAPGQNNARNAALKRIRGALIVFTDDDAIPEPDCLQAYLRAARRWPNEAIFGARIDPRFPAGTPQWMQQANFRFASTAFARYAPRNDEGPVSRHPYGPSFAVRRSALGAHQFPTHLGPRSGSYAMGGEGHLLRRLRHEGWRYIHVPSARVEHVIRPDQIAPAWLFARANKKGRGQVYLPSDKPANRYHWRGVPLRLWMSTIRCGLRFYLLGPFVNDRLRTRYGIKYELRRGEIQERLLSRTHIEQTDYRPAPGRNRGNYSN
- a CDS encoding class I SAM-dependent methyltransferase, whose amino-acid sequence is MKFNDAAKVLDGIPHISRHSARVLYDFIRAEKPVDCLELGFAHGASSGYVAAALAANGQGHLTSVDLEASREFHTTIEQTLASLNLASMVTVCRELNSYNWFLKKQIEAQTTDDVCAPCYDFVFIDGSKNWTIDGLAFFLADKLLRPGGWILFDDYSWRYADAIERGKTQSDGVSARDLSPDQIDEPNVAAIFHLLVAQHPDYSRFQVQDDSWAWARKAPGTREVKKTGKSVLGSRLSRWKARVSGNA
- the hemB gene encoding porphobilinogen synthase → MPHTFPGHYPATRLRRGRAHAFSRRLAQETRLSVDDLIYPLFVTEGDPVDVAAMPGVRRHSLDDLLREITDVVDLGIPAVVLFPVIDPDKKTPDAAEAANSDGLIPNAIRAIKREFPELGVMTDVALDPYTSHGQDGVIDDAGYVLNDPTIDILVAQTLAHAEAGVDIVSPSDMMDGRIQAMRTALETRGHVNTLIMSYAAKFASSLYSPFREAVGSAGNLGKADKRTYQVDPANTDEALREVALDLKEGADMVMVKPGMPYLDIIHRVKQTFGVPTFAYHVSGEYAMLKAAIDHGWLDERKAVLECLGSFKRAGCDGVLTYFAKDAARWLRD
- the arsS gene encoding arsenosugar biosynthesis radical SAM (seleno)protein ArsS (Some members of this family are selenoproteins.) → MLPAVTSSTPTDFPSIRRDRLHTLQMNLGYLCNIACSHCHVEAGPKRTELMDWTTMDTALSFIRAQGIRNLDVTGGSPEMNPLFRPFMREARALGVHLMDRCNPTIIEEPGYDWVPGFLAEQGVEVIASLPCYTADNVDAQRGRGVFDASIAGLRKLNALGYGQSDSGLALNLVYNPIGPALPPPQAALEADYRHFLYDRFGLVFNQLFTIANMPIKRYAHWLMREQRLGEYMALLRSAHRRENLAEVMCRGLVSVDWQGYVYDCDFNQMLDLPVGGQGPTHLSELIDTDLSGRGIAVGDHCFGCTAGQGSSCGGALN
- a CDS encoding sigma-70 family RNA polymerase sigma factor, producing MAEREQLAAWLAATARGDQQAFQSLYAATSSQLYAVLLRILRNPERAQDALQDAYVRVWQKADTYAPDRGAPLTWLLSIARYRALDMLRRKRPEVAMPEDPDLVATLLEDEQSLSPLAENENQQSLDAIRVCLKTLQPQQRDSVLLAYYEGLTHQELAERMDAPLGTVKSWIRRGLMRLRECLAEHA
- a CDS encoding anti-sigma factor, producing MADLEQPPLTIRAAEYVLGTLTSDERARFEQELADSESARAELAYWEQRLGAIGLALSPVEPPAQVWQGIRQRIHASAVNEPVVTPSTAPPERSSRGGNGWRNLAVAASVAALVMAGMLFIGSTRAPGDDADAAPAYASMVYDAPTGTSWLVTAHDGSHEMSVTALASYDVPDGKVLQAWLVPADGQPMRLGEWPHTQGRHQMPVSDAAVRYMKKRATLMVSMEDAANVADLDAPAGKLMWTSPIARRTS
- a CDS encoding DUF547 domain-containing protein — its product is MRRIAIVFFGMVMMSAVQAAPEADLWSRWQAHDAQSTATIDHGVFDAFLSRYVVEHEHAPNGVRYDQVSDRDRERLDDYLKAMQAIDIDRYNRDQQRAYWINLYNAATLKVVLDAYPVDSIRDIGGGLFSSGPWKKKRLRVEDEKLSLNDIEHRILRPIWNDGMTHYGVNCASVSCPSLRAEAYTGANINAALRANARDYINSAQGVSIDNDRVTVSSLYEWYAADFGSDEQSVVSHLRQFAAPALSARLDMLDRIDAYAYDWALNDESTVARVIEQGD
- a CDS encoding malate dehydrogenase; the protein is MKQPVRVAITGGAGNISYSLIFRIAAGDMLGPDQPVILQLLEIPPAMDALKGVIMEINDCAFPLVHGISGSDKPEEAFKDVDIALLVGSKPRGKGMERSDLLKANGEIFSVQGKALNDHASKDVKVLVVGNPANTNALIAAANAPDLDNRQFTAMMRLDHNRALSQLAGKTDSQVTDIDKMMVWGNHSSTQFPDLSHCTVNGKAATDLVDQNWYENDFIPTVQKRGAAIIEARGASSAASAASAAIDHVRDWVAGSNGIVSMGIPSDGSYDIAEGIMYSYPVICRNGDYEIVQDLEISDFARDRMKATEAELREEREAVAHLL